A window of the Gossypium hirsutum isolate 1008001.06 chromosome A03, Gossypium_hirsutum_v2.1, whole genome shotgun sequence genome harbors these coding sequences:
- the LOC107886262 gene encoding uncharacterized protein, with translation MEGRGGCCIARYASSGHGVYDMSKVHRIMLRFRPIAPKPATGGSVSPQGGSEFCSKSGRGKRRHFKESNTMSNTKRCNKKRRVLNEEKRVTLPLLPETPDCKEESILKQQKDGVVQKMMPFWLSFGEAGDKKEGFLGGGGVRSADQAVFMGGQTVRVGSCVTVECVTETWVSGDGLGSTDEEKKVNLGRDTCPGFISDGLGRVTWTNGAYKEMVGGETMVWLVMKERMPMMRTYPAFTCKVRVQYTCGKERSSLTLPCDVWRMDGGGFAWRLDINAALCLGR, from the coding sequence atggaagGCAGAGGAGGGTGTTGCATAGCGAGATATGCATCTTCTGGCCATGGGGTCTATGATATGTCGAAAGTGCACCGGATAATGCTACGGTTCCGACCGATCGCTCCGAAACCGGCGACGGGTGGATCGGTTTCCCCACAGGGAGGTAGTGAATTTTGCTCTAAGTCGGGGAGAGGAAAAAGAAGACACTTTAAAGAAAGTAACACTATGAGTAATACAAAGAGGTGCAACAAGAAAAGAAGGGTTTTGAACGAAGAGAAGAGGGTTACTTTGCCACTTCTCCCTGAAACCCCTGACTGCAAAGAAGAGTCTATTCTGAAGCAGCAAAAGGATGGAGTAGTCCAAAAGATGATGCCGTTTTGGTTAAGCTTCGGTGAAGCTGGTGATAAAAAGGAGGGTTTTCTCGGTGGTGGTGGTGTACGGTCAGCAGATCAGGCGGTGTTTATGGGAGGGCAGACGGTGAGAGTGGGGTCGTGCGTGACGGTGGAATGCGTGACAGAGACATGGGTGAGTGGGGATGGGCTAGGGAGTACAGACGAGGAAAAGAAGGTGAATCTCGGGAGGGACACGTGTCCGGGGTTTATTTCGGATGGGTTGGGGAGGGTAACGTGGACAAATGGGGCGTATAAGGAAATGGTTGGAGGGGAAACGATGGTGTGGTTGGTGATGAAGGAAAGGATGCCGATGATGAGAACGTACCCGGCGTTTACATGCAAGGTAAGGGTGCAATACACGTGCGGGAAGGAGCGGAGTTCCTTGACGCTGCCTTGTGACGTTTGGCGAATGGACGGCGGTGGATTTGCATGGAGGCTCGATATCAACGCTGCTCTTTGCTTGGGGcggtga